In one window of Pseudoalteromonas espejiana DSM 9414 DNA:
- a CDS encoding CPXCG motif-containing cysteine-rich protein → MNQLTEKSISCPYCGESIEVLLDAADIDEQYIEDCQVCCKPISFVVFEDDDELKVNVYSEDDTF, encoded by the coding sequence ATGAACCAGTTAACCGAAAAATCGATAAGTTGCCCATATTGCGGCGAAAGCATAGAAGTATTACTTGATGCGGCTGATATTGATGAGCAATACATAGAAGACTGCCAAGTATGCTGTAAGCCTATTTCGTTTGTTGTATTTGAAGATGACGACGAGCTAAAAGTAAATGTATACAGTGAAGACGATACATTTTAA
- a CDS encoding porin, with the protein MIKNFVTLLIGTSIIVAPASAVELYKDDKNTVKVGGYLDVRVINTQNQTEVVNGTSRINLAFSRQLKKDWSALALVEWGVNPVGSSDIIYNNRFESIQDEFLYNRLGYAGLSHEKYGQITIGKQWGAWYDVVYNTNYSFVWDGNAAGVYTYNKDDGAVNGTGRGDKLIQYRNSYNDFNFTLQAQLKNSEFYTCDISDITEDECQTLWDSGDSAAQEVEFNYTFGGAVTYNATDMLTLTAGVNRGEFDVTYGDGSTQTVEDLIYGAGITWGNINSPGLYAAANINKSKNHDTDNLGRLIKDSIGVETFMSYRFDNDMRPFIAYNILDAGDDYVIQPNFNADPNDVFKRQFAVIGLHYIIDKDTIAYVEARKDFSDFESDDKDQQAQMEQSEDDGIAFGFRYKF; encoded by the coding sequence ATGATTAAAAATTTTGTAACCCTACTAATAGGCACAAGTATTATAGTTGCTCCTGCTTCGGCGGTTGAGTTATACAAGGATGATAAAAACACAGTTAAAGTAGGTGGATACCTTGATGTGCGCGTTATCAATACACAAAACCAAACTGAAGTAGTTAACGGTACTTCACGTATTAACTTAGCTTTTTCGCGTCAGCTAAAAAAAGACTGGTCTGCCCTTGCGCTGGTGGAATGGGGTGTAAACCCTGTTGGCAGTAGCGATATAATTTACAACAACCGTTTTGAATCAATTCAGGATGAGTTTTTATATAATCGTTTAGGTTACGCAGGCCTTTCGCACGAAAAATACGGCCAGATCACCATTGGTAAACAATGGGGTGCATGGTACGACGTTGTATATAACACTAACTACAGCTTTGTATGGGATGGTAATGCTGCAGGTGTTTACACTTACAACAAAGATGATGGCGCAGTAAATGGTACCGGCCGCGGTGATAAACTTATTCAATACCGCAACAGCTACAACGATTTTAACTTTACCTTGCAAGCACAGCTTAAAAACAGTGAGTTTTATACTTGTGACATAAGCGATATTACAGAAGATGAATGCCAAACATTGTGGGACTCTGGTGATAGTGCTGCACAAGAAGTAGAGTTTAATTACACATTTGGTGGTGCCGTTACTTACAACGCGACCGATATGCTTACCTTAACAGCCGGTGTAAACCGAGGTGAGTTTGATGTAACTTACGGCGATGGCAGCACACAAACAGTAGAAGACTTAATATATGGTGCGGGCATTACCTGGGGCAACATTAATAGCCCTGGCTTATACGCTGCGGCAAATATTAATAAAAGCAAAAACCACGATACCGATAATCTAGGGCGTTTAATTAAAGATTCAATCGGTGTAGAAACATTTATGTCGTACCGTTTTGATAACGATATGCGCCCGTTTATTGCTTACAACATTTTAGATGCAGGCGATGACTACGTTATTCAACCAAACTTTAACGCCGATCCTAACGATGTGTTTAAACGCCAATTTGCAGTTATTGGCCTACATTACATTATTGATAAAGACACGATTGCTTACGTAGAAGCACGTAAAGACTTTAGTGACTTTGAAAGCGACGATAAAGATCAGCAAGCCCAAATGGAACAGTCGGAAGATGACGGCATTGCATTTGGATTCAGATATAAGTTTTAA
- a CDS encoding MFS transporter, with product MNSLKAAGSFTLLCIASLTIMVGTLLAPGLVSISNGLGITNNRVLLITLPSLGAVVFAPIAGRLIDKYGAYKLLIIGLFLYGFVGASGYFLYGPTLVFINRFIIGGITAIVMAGCTVLISTWYKGEARLGMIAKQGMAIELGGVIFLFLGGYLASQFWGLPLALYLIAWVFLAMLLLFVPSKHKASNQVEEHVTENTKTVIGAFKLKGVYIVSTLAMTIFFTSTVLLPITMSALNYNESQIGQLLAFISLVAVVTAGVMPKATKLIGETNVLALAFLGFGLSYICFTQPSTLVLILGAILIGIGFGFSIPLLNHMTVELSAENVRGRNLSYFTMAVFSGQFFTSFMEYIPGGIHNVFIICSILSAVVAVTLFVKNKKQATEQNLS from the coding sequence ATGAATTCACTTAAAGCGGCCGGTAGCTTTACCTTATTATGTATTGCCAGCTTAACCATAATGGTTGGCACTCTTTTAGCGCCTGGCTTAGTTAGCATTTCAAACGGTTTAGGCATTACTAATAACAGGGTACTTTTAATTACCTTACCTTCTTTAGGTGCTGTTGTATTTGCGCCAATTGCCGGCCGATTAATAGATAAATACGGCGCGTATAAGCTTTTAATCATCGGGTTATTTTTATATGGCTTTGTAGGTGCTAGCGGCTATTTTTTATATGGCCCAACACTTGTATTTATTAACCGATTTATTATTGGTGGCATAACGGCCATAGTGATGGCTGGCTGCACTGTATTAATTTCTACTTGGTACAAAGGTGAAGCTCGCTTAGGCATGATAGCCAAACAAGGCATGGCAATAGAACTTGGCGGAGTAATATTTTTATTCTTAGGTGGTTATTTAGCTTCACAGTTTTGGGGTTTACCACTGGCGCTTTATTTAATTGCCTGGGTATTTTTAGCCATGCTTTTGCTTTTTGTTCCAAGCAAACATAAAGCAAGTAACCAAGTGGAAGAACACGTAACTGAAAATACCAAAACCGTTATTGGTGCTTTTAAATTAAAAGGGGTTTATATAGTTTCTACCCTCGCGATGACCATATTTTTTACCTCGACCGTTTTATTACCTATTACTATGAGTGCACTTAACTATAACGAATCTCAAATTGGCCAGTTACTGGCGTTTATATCATTAGTAGCTGTAGTTACGGCGGGCGTAATGCCTAAAGCAACCAAACTAATTGGTGAAACAAACGTACTGGCACTGGCGTTTTTAGGGTTTGGATTATCGTATATATGTTTTACCCAACCAAGTACGCTAGTTTTAATTTTAGGTGCAATATTAATAGGGATAGGTTTTGGCTTTAGTATTCCCCTTTTAAACCATATGACGGTAGAACTTAGCGCAGAAAACGTACGTGGTCGTAACTTATCGTACTTTACTATGGCGGTATTCTCTGGGCAGTTTTTTACCTCGTTTATGGAATATATACCTGGGGGAATTCATAACGTATTTATTATTTGCTCCATTTTAAGTGCTGTTGTTGCTGTTACCTTATTTGTTAAAAATAAAAAGCAAGCAACTGAGCAAAACCTTAGTTAA
- a CDS encoding alpha/beta hydrolase — translation MAIKISKYHLVNVCLAIVMFALAVIAIRYYNHYVSAFTDITIESKALNESRKVFIRLPTNYDKSKAYPLIIKTDGNFNLDNWDRTLTAQRKAGEGEGAILVSIPNKFWKTTRNRDLVPPYARQEVNTEPRPEFQTLLEPNGEADKFLKFIEAELLPYLQAHYKLNDQRVLSGFSAGGSFVLYTLHTKPELFNGYFAFSPAAWYDDMSVVKRFSDFLKTNNPKIKAPTFLYLTVGGAEHPLMLEAFNSLKAALNVSPNPNLVWHSTVNPNAEHNDNPKQSVAKALVDYKEFAQSLIKQH, via the coding sequence ATGGCAATAAAAATATCAAAGTATCATTTAGTAAATGTGTGTTTAGCCATTGTGATGTTTGCTTTGGCTGTTATCGCTATTAGGTATTATAACCATTATGTATCGGCGTTTACAGACATAACCATAGAGTCTAAAGCGCTTAACGAGTCGCGTAAGGTATTTATTAGACTCCCTACCAATTACGATAAGAGTAAAGCTTACCCATTAATTATTAAAACAGACGGTAATTTTAATCTAGATAATTGGGATCGTACTTTAACCGCGCAAAGGAAAGCTGGAGAGGGAGAAGGCGCTATATTGGTGTCTATTCCTAATAAGTTTTGGAAAACTACGCGTAACCGTGACTTAGTGCCGCCATATGCTCGCCAAGAGGTAAATACTGAGCCTCGGCCCGAATTTCAAACGCTTTTAGAGCCTAATGGAGAGGCTGATAAATTTTTAAAGTTTATAGAAGCCGAATTACTCCCTTATTTGCAAGCCCATTATAAATTGAATGATCAGCGTGTATTAAGTGGCTTTTCGGCAGGGGGAAGCTTTGTACTTTATACACTGCATACTAAACCTGAGCTATTTAATGGGTATTTTGCATTTAGCCCTGCAGCTTGGTACGACGATATGAGTGTTGTTAAACGCTTTAGTGACTTTTTAAAAACTAATAACCCAAAAATTAAAGCGCCTACATTTTTATATTTAACAGTTGGCGGGGCAGAGCATCCGCTAATGTTGGAGGCTTTTAATAGTTTAAAAGCGGCGCTTAACGTAAGTCCTAACCCTAATTTAGTGTGGCACAGCACTGTTAACCCAAACGCAGAGCATAATGACAACCCTAAGCAAAGTGTGGCTAAAGCACTTGTTGATTATAAAGAGTTTGCACAAAGCTTAATTAAACAGCATTAA
- a CDS encoding MFS transporter: MTKPEQSQQISRFLLLLMTSAIAATAANLYYNQPILPLMKAAFNLTDAQLGSIPALTQFGYAFALLFISPLGDSLLRRKLITILSGLLVAASLIAALAPNLTVLLISVFLIGVGANITQQLIPFAASMVSAQNKGATLATLMMGLTLGILLSRTLSGFVGEHLGWQSVFYMSALLATLFGALLYVFLPVNKPHANLSYLALIKSSLSLFKQYKQLRMFTFSGAFWFASFNVLWATLAIYVSDEPFNYSAQQAGLFGAIALAGVIGAKLAGNFVSKLGSKNVITLSLSVIALGFLITGLFGSSLVALIIGIILIDFGVFSAQVSNQVRVFSIDPSAQSRINGIYMLGYYIGGAVGSAAGVNAFDLYKWDGVIAISIIFIIISGVFNALAKKA; encoded by the coding sequence ATGACCAAGCCTGAACAAAGCCAGCAGATAAGCCGTTTTTTATTACTATTAATGACAAGTGCAATAGCAGCTACAGCTGCAAACCTATATTACAACCAACCCATATTGCCTTTAATGAAAGCCGCGTTTAATTTAACCGACGCTCAATTAGGGAGTATTCCTGCACTAACGCAATTTGGTTACGCCTTTGCGCTTTTATTTATATCGCCCCTTGGTGATTCACTACTAAGGCGAAAACTAATCACTATTTTGTCAGGATTGTTAGTTGCAGCGTCACTCATTGCGGCATTAGCGCCCAATTTAACCGTATTACTTATAAGCGTATTTTTAATTGGCGTAGGCGCCAATATTACACAGCAACTCATTCCCTTTGCGGCATCAATGGTGAGTGCTCAAAACAAAGGCGCTACGCTTGCTACGTTAATGATGGGCTTAACACTTGGAATATTACTTTCACGTACGTTAAGTGGTTTTGTAGGTGAGCACTTGGGCTGGCAAAGTGTTTTTTATATGTCAGCTTTGTTAGCTACATTGTTTGGCGCCCTACTGTATGTATTTTTACCCGTTAATAAACCACATGCTAATTTAAGTTACTTAGCGCTTATAAAAAGTAGTTTAAGTTTATTTAAACAATACAAGCAACTACGTATGTTTACGTTTTCAGGCGCTTTTTGGTTTGCATCGTTCAATGTACTTTGGGCAACCCTTGCAATTTACGTAAGCGATGAGCCATTTAATTACAGTGCTCAACAAGCAGGGTTATTTGGCGCAATAGCCCTTGCAGGCGTTATTGGCGCAAAGCTAGCAGGTAATTTTGTTAGTAAGCTTGGTTCTAAAAACGTTATTACATTATCGCTTAGCGTAATTGCACTCGGTTTTTTAATTACAGGACTATTTGGTAGCAGTTTAGTGGCGTTAATAATTGGCATTATACTCATAGACTTTGGCGTATTTAGCGCTCAGGTATCAAACCAAGTACGGGTATTTAGTATAGATCCAAGCGCACAAAGCAGAATAAACGGCATTTATATGCTGGGTTATTACATAGGTGGAGCCGTTGGTTCTGCTGCAGGTGTAAATGCATTTGATTTATACAAATGGGATGGCGTAATTGCCATAAGTATTATTTTTATAATTATTAGCGGGGTTTTTAATGCCCTAGCTAAAAAAGCGTAA
- a CDS encoding substrate-binding periplasmic protein codes for MTLNIFIIATLLVSPFVGATTAKQKLVVGFGEKLPPFVISDSNTGITVDIITSALTPLGYEIVPIYSPYTRRAKDYKNNKIDVLADINLNTANGNVLNGYISDESYVYENVAIALTKRQYNFTKIADLKNHSLISWPTAAIHLGEEYAKMAKANTQYYEVHDQSLQVKMLFSNKVDVIQMDKQSFDYYRSSLKDIDTAQSVDRFALFGKSPNGYLFKSKKVRDKFNLQLQKLKKSGEYSKIFEKYRHGN; via the coding sequence ATGACGTTAAACATTTTTATTATAGCTACACTACTCGTATCACCCTTTGTTGGAGCAACCACTGCTAAACAAAAATTAGTTGTAGGCTTTGGTGAAAAACTCCCCCCGTTTGTTATTTCCGACTCTAATACCGGCATTACCGTTGATATAATAACCTCAGCACTTACCCCGCTTGGCTATGAAATAGTCCCCATATATTCTCCTTACACACGCCGTGCTAAAGACTATAAAAACAATAAAATAGATGTATTAGCAGACATAAATTTAAACACCGCTAATGGAAATGTGCTTAATGGCTATATTTCAGATGAGTCTTACGTGTATGAAAATGTGGCAATTGCCTTAACTAAAAGGCAATATAATTTTACTAAAATAGCCGATTTAAAAAATCACAGCTTAATTTCGTGGCCAACTGCTGCAATCCACTTAGGTGAAGAGTATGCAAAAATGGCAAAAGCGAATACCCAATACTACGAAGTACACGACCAATCACTACAAGTTAAAATGCTTTTTTCAAACAAGGTTGATGTAATTCAAATGGATAAGCAAAGCTTTGATTACTACCGTTCATCCCTTAAAGATATTGATACAGCACAATCTGTAGATCGCTTCGCGCTATTTGGCAAAAGCCCAAATGGCTATTTATTTAAATCAAAAAAAGTGCGAGATAAGTTTAACTTACAGCTGCAAAAGTTAAAAAAATCAGGCGAGTACAGCAAAATATTTGAAAAATACAGACACGGCAATTAG
- a CDS encoding GNAT family N-acetyltransferase: MFKTIKLERVTLRLITHKHAPQLFTILNHPQVSEFNDYKTPLSKSQIKQLIQDDITAYYEGEVIRVAIEHNITGELMGTCGLYNLSVCKSSAFIGFELHPSFWDKGVMFEVITGFIKTLKLNIGLKHLSAEVSAHNARSHNLLLKLGFSLREHSIWHKQL, from the coding sequence ATGTTTAAAACAATTAAGCTTGAACGCGTTACTTTGCGTTTAATTACCCACAAACATGCCCCGCAATTATTTACTATTTTGAATCACCCGCAAGTGAGCGAGTTTAACGATTACAAAACGCCGCTGAGTAAAAGCCAAATTAAACAACTAATTCAAGATGATATTACCGCCTATTACGAAGGCGAAGTGATTAGAGTTGCAATTGAACATAATATTACCGGCGAGTTAATGGGGACCTGTGGGCTTTATAATTTATCGGTGTGTAAAAGTAGTGCGTTTATTGGTTTTGAGCTTCACCCAAGCTTTTGGGATAAAGGTGTAATGTTTGAGGTAATAACTGGCTTTATAAAAACGCTTAAACTGAATATTGGCCTTAAACATTTAAGCGCTGAGGTAAGTGCCCATAATGCGCGTTCGCATAATTTACTTTTAAAATTGGGGTTTAGTTTGCGCGAGCATTCTATATGGCATAAGCAGCTGTAG
- a CDS encoding MarC family protein, with amino-acid sequence MLEKLSQDALVIWATIDPIGTMALFAALTSHLTDQQRRKTAFKTVLYAGAVLLGSILIGQLILNAMGIRLVSFQLGGGIILFLFGLQMIFGSDSNKAKQDPGHDIAVFPLAIPATATPGAILAVILLTDNHIHPITTQIGTALVTLGVLGVTLILLLLSGKIIKLIGAGGASILTRVMGMILAAFSVELIMTALEIKQWVKID; translated from the coding sequence ATGCTAGAAAAACTATCTCAAGATGCCCTCGTTATTTGGGCCACCATAGACCCAATAGGCACCATGGCACTATTTGCGGCGCTGACTTCTCATTTAACTGATCAACAACGTCGTAAAACTGCTTTTAAAACGGTGCTTTATGCAGGGGCTGTATTACTGGGCTCTATATTAATAGGGCAACTAATACTTAATGCGATGGGTATTAGGTTGGTCTCGTTTCAATTAGGGGGCGGAATTATATTGTTTTTGTTTGGCCTGCAAATGATTTTTGGCAGCGACTCTAATAAAGCAAAGCAAGATCCAGGGCACGATATAGCCGTTTTTCCACTTGCTATACCTGCAACGGCAACGCCAGGCGCTATTTTGGCTGTAATACTCCTTACCGATAACCATATACACCCCATTACCACTCAAATTGGCACTGCGTTAGTTACGCTTGGTGTATTAGGAGTCACATTAATACTGTTACTACTCTCGGGTAAAATTATTAAACTAATTGGTGCGGGCGGCGCATCTATTTTAACGCGTGTAATGGGTATGATTTTAGCTGCTTTTTCTGTAGAGCTAATTATGACGGCGCTTGAAATAAAGCAATGGGTAAAAATAGATTAA
- a CDS encoding LysR family transcriptional regulator, translating to MDIKTLKSFVSVAKYQSFSEAAKELHTVQPAISRHIAQLESELDVVLFIRNSRDVAITEAGEQLLKDANAIIELTQQAKTKVKRAQNGQTGTLIIAHLSSACLSFMASLVRSYKEKYPQVHVTLIEMTATEQIEALKNERIDIAFSRALPSSIADEFLSHCIYIDSLVAIVNQNHSLASCKNIDLARLKDEQFIIFNREEALGLFDETILQCKKAQFSPNIISQPRHMQTLVTEVAAGLGVAIAPYCVRKLYSEGCHFIALNNVTTQIPVEIQFKKTVTNAAVNAFVDIALDARQQIQKSMA from the coding sequence ATGGATATTAAAACATTAAAAAGCTTTGTGAGCGTGGCTAAGTATCAGAGCTTTTCAGAAGCTGCAAAAGAGCTACATACCGTTCAACCTGCAATAAGTAGGCATATTGCACAGCTAGAAAGCGAGCTTGATGTTGTATTGTTTATTCGAAATTCACGCGATGTTGCTATTACCGAAGCGGGTGAACAGTTATTAAAAGATGCAAATGCAATTATTGAGTTAACTCAACAGGCCAAAACAAAAGTTAAGCGTGCTCAAAATGGCCAAACTGGTACGCTCATTATTGCCCATTTAAGTTCGGCGTGTTTGTCGTTTATGGCGTCGCTCGTGCGTAGCTATAAAGAAAAGTACCCCCAAGTTCACGTTACACTTATTGAAATGACAGCTACAGAGCAAATAGAGGCGCTTAAAAATGAACGTATTGATATTGCGTTTTCACGAGCGCTACCAAGTTCCATTGCCGATGAGTTTTTAAGCCACTGTATTTATATTGACTCGTTAGTGGCTATTGTTAATCAAAACCATTCTCTTGCTAGTTGTAAAAACATTGATTTAGCGCGTCTTAAAGATGAGCAGTTTATTATTTTTAATCGCGAAGAGGCACTTGGGCTTTTTGATGAAACCATTTTGCAGTGTAAAAAAGCACAGTTTTCGCCAAATATTATTAGCCAACCTAGGCACATGCAAACATTAGTTACCGAGGTAGCTGCGGGGCTTGGCGTGGCTATTGCGCCTTATTGCGTGCGTAAGCTATATAGCGAAGGGTGTCATTTTATTGCGCTTAACAATGTTACTACGCAAATACCGGTAGAAATTCAATTTAAAAAAACAGTAACCAATGCAGCTGTCAATGCATTTGTAGATATAGCACTTGATGCAAGGCAGCAAATTCAAAAAAGCATGGCATAA
- a CDS encoding 2OG-Fe(II) oxygenase family protein, producing MSTNQLQLARALDLPSRTAMLNREHSVQQFWYNNDDLITDAWKEWEASEIDASTFTLDDSLLDKNLREAVQQAWEDPSKEHLVKALLEEVAPDVFQFQFFNPERLAVLRGYLEQVWNSNIPMRPPYGIVLNRRGAMLDKRSEGYLAAPSFQAFYNEMLNTYMRPISRLLFPEIMGYDTQTFGFSIYYDPSTDASIRPHTDASAVTLNINLNLPGEEFTGSELDFYDQANGKVIQLGFKAGTAMIHRGNVPHAAKPITSGDRTNFVLWLFGDRGRLPAQGAQRPEIEAKERWTTPVTTPDGYAPF from the coding sequence ATGTCTACCAATCAATTACAACTAGCACGTGCTCTAGATTTACCATCGCGAACAGCTATGTTAAACCGTGAGCACTCGGTACAGCAGTTTTGGTACAACAACGACGACCTAATTACAGACGCGTGGAAAGAATGGGAAGCAAGCGAAATTGACGCTTCTACTTTCACGTTAGACGATTCGTTACTCGATAAAAATTTACGCGAAGCCGTACAACAAGCATGGGAAGACCCATCTAAAGAGCATTTAGTAAAAGCCCTTTTAGAAGAAGTGGCTCCTGATGTGTTTCAGTTTCAATTTTTTAACCCTGAGCGCCTAGCCGTTTTACGTGGCTACCTTGAACAAGTATGGAACTCTAACATTCCTATGCGCCCACCGTACGGTATTGTATTAAACCGCCGTGGTGCCATGCTCGACAAACGATCAGAGGGCTATTTAGCAGCGCCAAGTTTTCAAGCATTTTATAACGAAATGCTAAACACTTATATGCGCCCTATTTCGCGCTTATTGTTCCCTGAAATAATGGGCTACGATACGCAAACATTTGGGTTTTCTATTTACTACGATCCAAGTACAGATGCGTCTATTCGCCCACATACCGATGCATCGGCGGTAACGTTAAATATTAATTTAAATTTACCGGGTGAAGAGTTTACGGGTTCTGAGCTTGATTTTTACGACCAAGCAAATGGAAAAGTTATACAGCTTGGGTTTAAAGCAGGCACCGCAATGATACACCGAGGCAATGTACCTCACGCAGCAAAACCTATTACCAGTGGTGATAGAACAAACTTTGTATTATGGCTATTTGGTGATCGCGGTCGTTTACCAGCGCAAGGCGCACAACGCCCTGAAATTGAGGCTAAAGAGCGTTGGACTACACCGGTTACAACGCCCGATGGCTACGCGCCATTTTAA
- the msrA gene encoding peptide-methionine (S)-S-oxide reductase MsrA produces MKNSLTLALTSAAILFSTFTHAAKTEKAVLAGGCFWCMESDFEKLEGVKDVISGFTGGKLKNPTYNGNHQGHYEAVQITYDPDVVSYKGILDHFWVNIDPFDAKGQFCDKGPSYLSAIFVANEQERKIAEQTKQAVVDEFPNQTVVTPILSTSTFYPIKGKESYHQDYYKNNPIRYNTYRWRCGRDSRLEDIWGDRTTH; encoded by the coding sequence ATGAAAAACTCACTTACGCTTGCATTAACATCTGCCGCAATTTTGTTTAGCACTTTTACTCATGCCGCTAAAACCGAAAAAGCAGTGTTAGCCGGTGGTTGTTTTTGGTGTATGGAAAGCGACTTTGAAAAACTCGAAGGCGTAAAAGATGTAATATCAGGCTTTACAGGCGGTAAGCTTAAAAACCCGACCTACAATGGCAATCATCAAGGCCATTACGAGGCTGTACAAATCACTTACGATCCGGATGTGGTGAGCTACAAAGGCATACTTGATCATTTTTGGGTAAATATTGATCCCTTTGATGCCAAAGGCCAATTTTGTGATAAAGGGCCAAGTTATTTAAGCGCAATTTTTGTAGCTAATGAGCAAGAACGTAAAATAGCAGAGCAAACCAAGCAAGCCGTTGTAGACGAATTCCCTAATCAAACAGTGGTAACGCCAATATTAAGTACCAGCACCTTTTATCCTATTAAAGGTAAAGAGAGCTACCATCAGGATTATTATAAAAATAACCCTATTCGCTACAATACATACCGTTGGCGCTGCGGCCGCGATAGTCGTCTAGAAGATATTTGGGGTGATAGAACAACTCACTAA